One Henriciella litoralis genomic window carries:
- a CDS encoding MBL fold metallo-hydrolase yields MRLEKIKTQGLAHLSYFLSADGEAAVIDPRRDIDIYLDLAREEGSVIKHVFETHRNEDLLSGAPVLKEETGAKVWHGPNPEKPIQYAAETREGDTFEIGGALLKVLETPGHTDDSLSYVLYDKSFEEGPVGVFTGDALFIGDVGRTDFYPDRKREVAGLLYDSLEKLMRLGDQCLVYPAHGAGSVCGSGMADREFSSIGHEKLNNPSLQIDDREAFIDAKVAENHYIPPYFRRMEEGNMEGTEDAPPAPLPASPARLLDPGDAVCLDVRGIFDFAGGHRTGSLCIPDDMLAAFAGWLLPGDKPVLLVARDDDQAVDAATTLQRIGFDNVSGFVSGAMPVAVQNGPLDTLDFVDTETVAARVDNPPAGWTLLDVRAIDEYESGHIKDSKHAYVGKLPDAASDLDPDKPVTVMCGSGARATIAASQLMRKGFSEVDVYIGSMKAWTAAGNAIE; encoded by the coding sequence ATGAGACTTGAAAAGATCAAGACACAGGGCCTTGCCCACCTTTCCTACTTCCTGAGCGCCGATGGCGAAGCTGCGGTCATCGATCCGCGGCGTGACATCGACATCTATCTGGACCTCGCCCGTGAGGAAGGCTCTGTCATCAAGCACGTCTTCGAAACCCACCGGAACGAGGACCTGCTCTCAGGCGCCCCTGTCCTGAAGGAAGAGACTGGCGCAAAGGTCTGGCACGGGCCGAACCCTGAAAAGCCGATCCAGTATGCAGCCGAAACGCGGGAAGGCGACACGTTCGAGATTGGCGGCGCGCTCCTGAAGGTGCTTGAAACGCCCGGGCACACCGACGACAGCCTGTCCTACGTGCTTTATGACAAGAGCTTTGAGGAAGGCCCGGTTGGCGTGTTCACGGGCGATGCCCTGTTCATTGGCGATGTCGGGCGCACGGACTTCTATCCCGACCGCAAACGCGAAGTCGCCGGCCTGCTCTATGACAGCCTGGAGAAACTGATGAGGCTCGGCGACCAGTGCCTCGTCTATCCCGCGCATGGCGCCGGTTCGGTTTGTGGCTCGGGCATGGCCGACCGGGAGTTTTCCTCCATCGGCCATGAAAAGCTCAACAATCCGAGCCTGCAGATCGATGACCGGGAGGCTTTCATCGACGCCAAGGTAGCCGAGAACCACTACATCCCGCCATACTTCCGGCGCATGGAAGAGGGCAATATGGAAGGCACCGAAGATGCGCCGCCGGCGCCCCTGCCCGCCTCCCCGGCCAGGTTGCTCGATCCGGGCGATGCGGTCTGCCTCGATGTCCGTGGCATATTCGACTTTGCCGGCGGACACCGCACGGGCTCGCTCTGCATCCCGGATGACATGCTTGCCGCCTTCGCGGGCTGGTTGCTGCCAGGCGACAAACCGGTGCTGCTGGTAGCGCGCGATGACGACCAGGCGGTCGATGCGGCCACCACGCTTCAGCGGATCGGCTTCGACAATGTGAGCGGATTTGTCAGCGGCGCCATGCCCGTGGCGGTCCAGAACGGCCCGCTCGACACACTCGACTTCGTCGATACCGAAACCGTCGCCGCGCGCGTAGACAACCCGCCGGCTGGCTGGACCCTGCTCGATGTCCGGGCCATCGACGAATATGAGAGCGGCCATATCAAGGACAGCAAGCACGCTTATGTCGGCAAGCTGCCTGATGCGGCCAGTGACCTCGACCCGGACAAGCCCGTCACCGTCATGTGCGGAAGCGGCGCCCGGGCCACCATTGCCGCCTCGCAGCTCATGCGGAAGGGGTTCTCCGAGGTCGATGTCTATATCGGCTCGATGAAGGCGTGGACCGCAGCTGGAAATGCCATTGAGTGA
- a CDS encoding metal-sensitive transcriptional regulator, with protein sequence MKTETKEAATRRLARIEGQVRGITKMVSDDRYCIDVIRQVQAVKAALVGLEAVILDDHIATCVDHALTGSNVDDRREKVEELVAVLGGRKK encoded by the coding sequence ATGAAGACTGAAACCAAAGAGGCCGCGACCCGAAGGCTTGCCCGCATCGAGGGACAAGTGCGCGGCATCACGAAGATGGTGTCCGACGATCGGTATTGTATTGATGTCATTCGTCAGGTGCAGGCTGTGAAGGCCGCGCTTGTCGGCCTCGAGGCCGTTATCCTGGATGACCATATCGCAACGTGTGTGGATCATGCTCTGACCGGAAGCAATGTCGATGACCGGCGTGAAAAGGTCGAGGAACTTGTTGCTGTGCTTGGTGGCCGCAAGAAGTAG
- a CDS encoding TolC family protein, with amino-acid sequence MPHISRMLLVAAFAAVPLAAVANAQSFAELEARLEAHPSLSALGYDAEADRERAVASTALPDPVVSLGINNFPIFDPSFDSYLPTNKAVGIRQQFPSFAGREARAGEARAMSAQTEAVRDARYAALRAELIALLADKTRLTRQRSLAEARNAKYDELVDIVEAEIDAGRPAVYRLAEIESERAEVSRTLVDLDRQEAETDARLIELVGLVPSTGLPPLTERDWSGAALEFHTVRIADAAVRVTDYGIDEARAAWKPEWGAQLTYQQRDEGAMFAGDDWVSGMVTFTVPLWAERKQAPNLRAAKAERAGAEQRYQAAARNAAAQYASRDAIIRAADASIDVLQVKIAAVEDEVEAQLIAYESGVGGYAPIIDGEIAILKLRAEIEAETARKAAAIARLNALLVTQ; translated from the coding sequence ATGCCCCACATTTCAAGAATGCTGCTGGTCGCAGCGTTTGCCGCTGTGCCCCTGGCGGCGGTTGCCAACGCTCAGAGCTTTGCCGAGCTTGAAGCCCGTCTCGAGGCCCATCCAAGCCTCTCCGCTCTCGGTTACGATGCCGAGGCCGACCGGGAGCGTGCTGTCGCCTCAACCGCACTCCCGGACCCCGTCGTATCCCTCGGGATCAACAACTTTCCGATTTTCGATCCCTCGTTCGACAGTTACTTGCCGACCAATAAAGCCGTTGGTATCCGGCAACAATTTCCGAGCTTCGCGGGCCGTGAAGCCCGCGCCGGTGAAGCCCGGGCGATGTCAGCACAGACCGAGGCGGTTCGCGATGCCCGTTATGCGGCCTTGCGCGCCGAACTCATCGCTCTTCTCGCTGACAAGACTAGACTGACCAGGCAGAGATCCCTCGCCGAAGCGCGAAACGCCAAATACGACGAGCTTGTCGACATTGTCGAGGCCGAGATCGATGCGGGCCGCCCGGCCGTCTATCGCCTTGCCGAAATTGAAAGCGAACGGGCAGAAGTTTCCCGGACGCTTGTTGATCTTGACCGGCAGGAAGCCGAGACCGATGCGCGCCTGATCGAACTCGTCGGACTGGTCCCTTCGACCGGCCTCCCTCCCCTGACTGAAAGAGACTGGTCCGGCGCAGCGCTTGAGTTCCACACCGTACGCATTGCCGACGCGGCCGTCCGCGTTACCGATTACGGTATCGACGAGGCCCGCGCGGCCTGGAAGCCAGAATGGGGGGCCCAGCTCACCTATCAACAGCGCGATGAAGGCGCGATGTTCGCGGGGGATGACTGGGTCTCCGGTATGGTGACTTTTACGGTTCCGCTCTGGGCCGAAAGGAAGCAGGCACCGAACTTGCGCGCCGCAAAGGCTGAGCGGGCCGGCGCCGAGCAACGCTACCAGGCTGCCGCGCGGAATGCGGCGGCCCAGTATGCGTCCCGGGACGCCATTATACGCGCGGCCGATGCCAGTATCGACGTGCTGCAGGTCAAGATTGCTGCCGTCGAAGACGAAGTCGAGGCCCAGCTGATTGCTTATGAATCCGGTGTTGGCGGTTATGCGCCGATCATCGACGGCGAGATCGCCATTCTCAAACTCCGGGCGGAAATCGAAGCTGAAACGGCCCGCAAGGCCGCTGCGATCGCACGCCTGAATGCCCTCCTGGTGACACAATGA
- a CDS encoding efflux RND transporter periplasmic adaptor subunit produces MKKTFLIMGTASAALLLAACGAPGGSPGGQGEKPNASSETQRYTCPMHPHYISTDPDGTCPICGMDLVPADKTQEPTSSTGEILYYKHPMGKPDTSPVPKKDSMGMDYIPVYADDTGSGVAVSPEMIQTMGIRTSPAETRDFSRVLRAFGTVETNERLENVTVSRLEGWIENLAVNAEGDTVRPGSLLYRIYSPDLIAAQKDYLNSFRIGNEARIASVRQRLRSLGMQNAAIDRLTETRQVIERVPVYAEAGGTVAELQVRNGDYVKPGTPILRLQSYADVWVIASVPESDLPLVETGMQAELDFPSAPDAPGKGEVDYIYPTIDPKTRTADVRIEVDNASGYLRPGAYADIRLNIGGRPRLSVPSEAILLGSEGARVVIAEGNGRFSGRAVQTGISANGRTEILSGLESGDMVVASGQFLLDSEANLKEGLAKLEAPDASAASPETPLSDIPVESKALAEIDHFTDMALYFHEALTDGYDIDPLFVDPALALVPVLRDRYANTKLAPVMDATQTALAVAQDATDREDLATQLSDLVEALKPWLLEGAPQHYSEAGLVLYRDTATGRYWLQEEAKPANPYSADGAERIDWPNPMAGMSMTTNDSETGADQAPGHSGDSHD; encoded by the coding sequence ATGAAAAAGACATTCCTGATAATGGGCACCGCATCTGCCGCCCTCTTGCTCGCCGCATGCGGCGCACCGGGCGGATCACCGGGCGGCCAGGGTGAAAAACCGAACGCCTCGAGCGAGACGCAACGATACACCTGCCCCATGCACCCGCACTATATTTCGACCGATCCGGACGGCACCTGCCCGATCTGTGGCATGGACCTGGTGCCTGCCGACAAGACCCAGGAACCGACGAGCTCAACAGGGGAAATCCTGTACTACAAGCATCCCATGGGTAAGCCGGACACCTCGCCTGTTCCGAAAAAGGATTCCATGGGCATGGATTACATCCCGGTTTATGCCGATGACACCGGATCGGGCGTGGCCGTCTCGCCGGAAATGATCCAGACCATGGGGATCCGGACATCACCTGCCGAGACCAGGGATTTCAGCCGTGTACTGAGAGCCTTCGGCACGGTCGAGACCAATGAACGGCTCGAAAATGTTACCGTCTCGCGGCTAGAAGGCTGGATTGAGAATCTGGCGGTCAATGCCGAGGGCGACACCGTCCGCCCCGGCAGTCTCCTCTACCGGATCTACAGTCCGGACCTGATCGCCGCGCAGAAAGATTATCTGAACTCGTTCAGGATCGGTAACGAAGCGCGCATCGCGTCGGTTCGCCAGCGCCTGCGCTCCCTTGGCATGCAGAATGCGGCCATCGACCGGCTGACCGAAACCCGCCAGGTCATTGAACGTGTTCCGGTTTACGCAGAAGCCGGCGGCACGGTTGCCGAGCTCCAGGTCCGCAATGGCGACTATGTCAAACCCGGCACGCCTATATTACGCCTGCAATCCTATGCCGATGTCTGGGTCATTGCCTCGGTGCCGGAGAGCGATTTGCCTCTGGTGGAAACAGGCATGCAGGCCGAACTCGATTTTCCGAGCGCGCCCGATGCCCCCGGCAAAGGCGAGGTCGACTATATCTATCCGACAATCGACCCGAAAACCCGTACAGCCGACGTCCGGATCGAAGTGGACAATGCGTCGGGCTATCTTCGCCCGGGCGCCTATGCGGACATAAGGCTGAATATCGGCGGCCGACCGCGTCTTTCGGTTCCAAGTGAAGCCATTTTGCTCGGTAGCGAGGGCGCCCGTGTCGTCATCGCCGAAGGCAATGGCCGCTTCTCCGGACGCGCCGTGCAAACCGGCATTTCGGCCAATGGCCGGACCGAAATCCTGTCGGGTCTGGAAAGCGGCGACATGGTCGTCGCCAGCGGGCAGTTCCTGCTCGATAGCGAAGCCAACCTGAAAGAAGGCCTTGCCAAGCTGGAAGCTCCGGATGCGAGCGCGGCCAGTCCGGAAACACCGCTCTCCGATATTCCGGTGGAAAGTAAAGCCCTCGCCGAAATCGATCACTTCACTGACATGGCGCTCTACTTCCACGAGGCCCTGACAGACGGGTATGACATCGATCCGCTATTCGTGGACCCGGCGCTCGCCCTGGTGCCAGTGCTGCGGGACCGTTACGCGAACACGAAACTGGCACCGGTCATGGATGCTACGCAAACCGCTCTCGCCGTCGCGCAGGACGCCACGGACCGCGAAGACCTTGCCACACAACTCTCAGACCTGGTCGAGGCCTTGAAACCCTGGCTGCTGGAAGGCGCACCTCAGCATTACAGCGAGGCTGGTCTGGTGCTCTACCGGGACACCGCAACGGGCCGGTACTGGCTGCAGGAAGAAGCGAAACCAGCCAATCCGTACAGCGCAGATGGAGCCGAACGGATTGACTGGCCCAACCCGATGGCCGGCATGTCGATGACGACCAATGACAGCGAGACTGGCGCTGACCAGGCCCCTGGGCATTCGGGGGACAGTCATGACTAA
- a CDS encoding efflux RND transporter permease subunit: MTKRNDRDLAGQDPSKSWVAMLISWSVSNQLIVLMLAAALAVTGWMAIQRTPLDAVPDLTDTQVIIRTDFPGQSPQIVEDLVTYPLSTNLLGLPKTKDVRGSSMFGTSFVYVIFDDDVDLYWARSRVLEALSRLGSELPEGAVPQIGPDATGVGWVYQYALVDKTGKTDLAELRSLQDWFLKLELAGVEGVSEVASVGGFVREYQVLLDPNRLRSYDLSITRIRDAVRAASSEVGGRVLEQGETEYVIRSSGYVDEKLDLEQVVVKAEDGTPVQLSHVARIVEGPALRRGIVELNGEGETVSGIVVMRDGENALSVIERVKEKLDSLQRGLPEGVEIVTVYDRAPLIEGSVDYLKDKLIEEGIAVALVILIFLLHVRSSLVAIITLPLGVLGAFLIMSWQGVTANIMSLGGIAIAIGAMVDASIVLVENASRKLADLGPKPDPSVRRQALVESAQEVGPGIFFSLLIITVSFLPVFALTGQSFRLFSPLAYTKTYAMAFAAILSVTLVPVLMLYLMRGRFRREEANPLNAFFVWAYKPLLHLALRFKWITVALALALTATVIVPVQRIGSEFMPALYEGELLYMPTTLPGVSSTKMREILGQTNRVIKTVPEVDRVFGKAGRADTATDPAPLTMIETWIKLKPKEDWRPGVTVEDITDELDAKLQMPGLVNSWGYPIKIRMDMVSTGVRTPIGIKVTGDDLTEIETIARDIEAAISDVPGTRSAFADRVMGGKYLEITPDRGELARRNIDMAAFQSVIQTALGGMTLSQSVEGRERYDIILRYDRPFRESATDLEEILVTAPSGAHIPLSELADISYAEGPPMIRSENARLTGWVFVDIADRDMGSYVADAGQVIANAVDLPAGYAVEFSGQYEQMQEANARLKIAIPAAIALIFLLLMLHFGRLDRTLIIMASLPFGLVGGMWAVWLAGYNLSVAVAVGFIALGGIAVETAVVMLLYIDAEVRKANPSDRSQLFAAVSKGAAMRVRPKLMTVTTIFAGLAPIFLTDGLGSDVMRRIALPMLGGMASTLILSLIVIPAIYYIRVGLQIPSDLPRAEPDNRAGSFTPEGEKP, from the coding sequence ATGACTAAACGAAACGACAGAGACCTCGCGGGGCAAGACCCCTCCAAATCATGGGTGGCAATGCTGATCTCCTGGTCGGTTTCCAACCAGCTCATCGTCCTCATGCTCGCCGCTGCACTGGCTGTGACCGGGTGGATGGCGATCCAGCGCACGCCGCTCGATGCAGTGCCGGACCTGACAGATACCCAGGTCATCATTCGCACCGATTTTCCTGGCCAGAGCCCGCAGATTGTCGAGGACCTCGTCACCTATCCACTATCGACGAACCTTCTCGGTCTGCCGAAGACCAAGGACGTGCGCGGCTCCTCAATGTTCGGCACCAGTTTTGTGTATGTCATATTTGACGATGATGTTGACCTCTACTGGGCCCGCTCGCGCGTTCTCGAAGCCTTGTCCCGGCTGGGGTCCGAACTCCCGGAAGGCGCCGTACCCCAGATCGGACCGGATGCGACCGGCGTTGGCTGGGTCTATCAGTATGCCTTGGTCGACAAGACCGGCAAGACCGATCTCGCCGAGCTGCGTTCACTCCAGGACTGGTTCCTGAAACTTGAACTCGCCGGAGTGGAAGGGGTCTCTGAAGTCGCTTCGGTCGGCGGTTTTGTCCGGGAATACCAGGTGCTACTCGATCCCAATCGCCTGAGAAGTTACGACCTGTCGATCACCCGTATCCGTGACGCGGTCCGCGCAGCCTCAAGCGAAGTCGGTGGCCGCGTGCTCGAACAGGGCGAAACGGAATATGTCATCCGCTCATCAGGCTATGTCGATGAGAAGCTTGATCTCGAACAGGTCGTGGTCAAGGCAGAGGATGGCACCCCCGTCCAGCTGAGCCATGTCGCCCGGATTGTCGAAGGCCCGGCCCTCCGGCGCGGCATTGTCGAACTCAATGGCGAAGGCGAAACGGTGTCCGGCATCGTGGTGATGCGCGATGGCGAGAATGCGCTGTCGGTGATCGAACGTGTGAAGGAGAAACTTGATAGTCTCCAGCGCGGCCTGCCGGAAGGTGTCGAGATTGTCACTGTGTATGACCGCGCGCCACTCATCGAGGGTTCGGTCGATTATCTGAAAGACAAGCTGATCGAGGAAGGCATCGCGGTTGCGCTCGTCATCCTGATCTTCCTCCTCCATGTAAGGTCGTCTCTGGTTGCCATCATCACCTTGCCGCTCGGAGTGCTCGGCGCGTTCCTGATCATGTCCTGGCAAGGTGTCACAGCGAACATCATGTCACTTGGCGGGATCGCCATCGCGATCGGCGCCATGGTCGACGCCTCGATTGTGCTTGTCGAGAATGCCAGCCGGAAACTGGCGGATCTGGGACCGAAACCCGATCCGAGCGTGCGCCGCCAGGCGCTGGTCGAGTCGGCTCAGGAAGTCGGCCCCGGCATATTCTTTTCACTCCTCATCATCACGGTCTCCTTCCTGCCCGTCTTTGCCCTGACCGGTCAGAGCTTCAGGCTCTTCAGTCCTCTTGCCTATACCAAGACCTATGCGATGGCCTTCGCGGCCATTCTGTCGGTGACACTTGTCCCGGTTCTGATGCTGTACCTGATGCGGGGTCGGTTCCGGCGCGAGGAAGCCAATCCCCTGAACGCCTTCTTCGTCTGGGCCTACAAACCGCTGCTCCATCTAGCCCTGAGGTTCAAATGGATCACGGTCGCCCTTGCGCTCGCGCTGACGGCCACCGTCATCGTGCCGGTCCAGAGGATCGGCTCGGAATTCATGCCGGCCCTTTATGAAGGCGAGCTCCTCTACATGCCGACCACCCTGCCCGGCGTGTCATCCACCAAGATGCGGGAGATTCTTGGCCAGACAAACCGCGTCATCAAGACCGTGCCAGAAGTCGATCGTGTCTTCGGCAAGGCCGGGCGCGCCGATACCGCAACCGATCCAGCGCCACTCACCATGATCGAGACCTGGATCAAGCTGAAACCGAAGGAGGATTGGCGGCCAGGTGTGACGGTCGAGGACATCACCGATGAGCTCGATGCCAAGCTGCAAATGCCCGGCCTCGTGAATTCATGGGGCTATCCGATCAAGATTCGCATGGACATGGTTTCAACAGGTGTGCGCACGCCCATTGGCATCAAGGTTACGGGCGATGATCTGACAGAGATTGAGACCATTGCCCGGGACATAGAAGCGGCCATTTCGGACGTACCCGGAACGCGCTCGGCCTTCGCCGACAGGGTCATGGGCGGAAAATATCTCGAGATCACGCCGGATAGGGGCGAACTCGCCCGGCGGAATATCGACATGGCAGCCTTCCAGTCCGTGATCCAAACCGCCCTGGGCGGCATGACACTCTCCCAGTCTGTCGAGGGCCGGGAACGCTATGACATCATCCTGCGCTATGATCGGCCATTTCGTGAGAGTGCCACAGACCTGGAAGAGATACTCGTGACCGCCCCGTCCGGCGCCCATATCCCTCTCAGCGAACTGGCGGACATTTCCTATGCGGAAGGCCCGCCAATGATCCGATCGGAAAATGCCAGGCTGACTGGCTGGGTTTTCGTCGATATCGCGGACCGGGACATGGGCAGCTATGTTGCAGACGCCGGACAGGTGATTGCCAACGCCGTCGACCTGCCTGCGGGATATGCGGTGGAGTTCTCCGGACAGTATGAACAGATGCAGGAAGCGAATGCGCGGCTGAAGATCGCCATTCCAGCTGCGATTGCACTGATCTTCCTGCTGCTGATGCTACATTTCGGTCGGCTCGACCGGACCCTGATCATCATGGCCAGCCTGCCATTCGGCCTGGTCGGCGGAATGTGGGCCGTCTGGTTGGCAGGCTACAATCTGTCAGTAGCCGTCGCGGTCGGTTTCATCGCCCTGGGCGGCATCGCGGTCGAGACAGCCGTCGTGATGCTGCTCTATATCGACGCGGAAGTCCGCAAGGCGAACCCGTCTGACAGGAGCCAGCTTTTCGCAGCTGTCAGCAAGGGCGCGGCCATGCGCGTCAGGCCGAAGTTGATGACGGTCACGACCATTTTTGCAGGTCTTGCCCCGATCTTCCTGACCGACGGCCTCGGATCGGACGTCATGCGCCGGATTGCCCTGCCCATGCTTGGCGGCATGGCCTCAACCCTCATCCTCTCCCTGATCGTGATCCCGGCCATCTACTACATCCGGGTCGGGCTGCAGATTCCATCAGATTTACCCCGGGCCGAACCGGATAACCGGGCCGGCTCATTCACCCCCGAAGGAGAAAAACCATGA
- a CDS encoding copper-binding protein, whose protein sequence is MKTLVRKTAVTGAILGLALIGPALAQEAGMKMDSMKDMDMSGMSCCGDMAPGFGVINGVDLDARTVNISHDPIKKIGWGEMTMDFEVGGMVALDKFENGDNVHFMLKQDDSDNYDIAMMMPIGGDPDAFKQSMMSMMKGDGMMDCNMGGHGSMSGMSGKDHDDTDH, encoded by the coding sequence ATGAAAACCCTCGTCAGAAAGACAGCAGTCACAGGCGCAATCCTCGGACTGGCCCTGATTGGTCCGGCGCTCGCCCAGGAGGCCGGCATGAAAATGGACAGCATGAAAGACATGGACATGTCCGGCATGAGCTGCTGCGGCGACATGGCGCCCGGCTTTGGCGTCATTAACGGCGTCGATCTGGATGCCCGAACCGTCAATATTTCACACGATCCGATCAAGAAGATCGGCTGGGGTGAAATGACAATGGACTTCGAGGTCGGCGGAATGGTTGCGCTCGACAAATTCGAGAATGGCGACAACGTCCATTTCATGCTCAAGCAGGACGACAGCGACAATTATGATATCGCCATGATGATGCCGATCGGCGGCGATCCGGATGCTTTCAAGCAATCCATGATGTCGATGATGAAAGGCGACGGCATGATGGACTGCAACATGGGCGGACACGGATCCATGTCCGGCATGTCAGGCAAGGATCATGACGACACCGATCACTAG
- a CDS encoding copper-binding protein, whose translation MTQRILIAAFLLGSVSLTACSDPESRTPPASGPADQTRPEPFEQADEAMPGDTGRATGRITSLDREDGRVTIDHGPFEGIAMGAMTMSFALMGDLELTDLSEGDDVIFQVKRGRDGSHRIMEICSIPANGRDCPDQETVYPDNPPDQ comes from the coding sequence ATGACTCAAAGAATTCTGATTGCTGCCTTCTTGTTAGGTTCCGTTTCCCTGACAGCCTGCAGTGACCCCGAAAGCCGAACGCCGCCAGCATCCGGCCCTGCGGACCAGACCAGGCCTGAACCGTTCGAACAGGCAGATGAAGCTATGCCCGGCGATACTGGACGGGCCACGGGCAGGATCACATCCCTTGATCGCGAAGACGGCCGGGTCACCATCGACCATGGCCCTTTCGAAGGCATCGCCATGGGCGCGATGACCATGAGTTTCGCTTTAATGGGCGATCTTGAGCTGACTGACCTCTCTGAAGGCGATGACGTGATCTTCCAGGTCAAACGGGGCCGGGACGGTTCTCATCGCATCATGGAAATTTGCAGCATTCCCGCGAATGGCCGCGACTGCCCGGACCAAGAAACGGTCTATCCGGACAACCCTCCAGATCAGTAA
- a CDS encoding YnfA family protein: MDIRATLLIYAGAAAAEIAGCFAFWAWLRLGKSAFWLVPGMISLVVFAWLLTLVEASAAGRAYAAYGGVYITSSLIWLWTIEGVRPDRWDLIGVVTCLIGAAVILFGPRMPV, translated from the coding sequence ATGGATATTCGCGCGACGTTGTTGATCTATGCTGGCGCGGCAGCCGCCGAAATCGCCGGTTGTTTTGCATTCTGGGCCTGGCTGCGGCTTGGAAAGTCCGCTTTCTGGCTGGTTCCGGGGATGATATCCCTTGTTGTATTCGCTTGGCTGCTGACACTGGTGGAAGCGTCTGCAGCCGGGCGCGCCTATGCCGCCTATGGTGGGGTTTACATAACTTCCTCGCTCATCTGGCTATGGACCATTGAGGGGGTTCGTCCCGACCGCTGGGATCTGATAGGGGTTGTAACCTGTCTGATCGGGGCTGCGGTTATTCTTTTTGGTCCGCGCATGCCAGTTTGA
- the merA gene encoding mercury(II) reductase gives MNQTVKTGDCCSVNKNGDDSYDLIVIGAGSAGFSASISAAEAGRRVAMVGHGTIGGTCVNVGCVPSKAMIRAGEAVHAGTAAARFPGIEPCAQSVDWSAVVKGTADLVDEMRQKKYIDLLPSYENVTYIEEGAARLIEGGIEVGGRIIAAPKVLIATGSRPFLPEIDGIETVEALDSWDLLSLPDQPESILVLGGGYIGCELAQMASRLGVKVTLVTRSRLLPGVEPEVAKALTDALKAEGVAVETGLSYRSVRRSDGGVTLTIERGGKPVTLSAQRLVATTGRVANSEDLGLREFGIETDARGSIKVGADMATTRPGVWAAGDVTDRDQFVYMAAYGAKVAANNALGLQDLRYDNAAMPWVVFTDPQVAGVGLSEVQAKAAGHDVKTSVLTLDHVARAAAARDTRGVIKLVADAKTDRLLGGQIAAPEGSDAIQTLAMALKFGMTSKALGETIFPYLTTVEGLKLAAQTFDKDVAKLSCCAG, from the coding sequence ATGAATCAAACCGTAAAGACAGGCGATTGCTGCTCCGTCAATAAAAACGGCGACGACAGCTATGACCTCATCGTCATAGGTGCTGGCTCGGCCGGGTTTTCGGCTTCGATTAGCGCGGCCGAGGCCGGCAGGCGCGTGGCCATGGTTGGGCATGGTACCATCGGCGGCACCTGCGTCAATGTCGGCTGCGTGCCGTCCAAGGCGATGATACGGGCCGGTGAAGCGGTGCATGCTGGTACAGCGGCGGCACGGTTTCCGGGCATTGAGCCCTGTGCGCAGAGCGTGGACTGGTCGGCGGTCGTCAAGGGCACGGCCGATCTGGTCGACGAGATGCGCCAGAAAAAATACATCGACCTGCTGCCTTCCTATGAGAATGTCACCTATATCGAGGAAGGTGCCGCACGCCTGATCGAAGGCGGGATTGAGGTCGGCGGGCGGATCATCGCTGCACCGAAGGTTCTGATCGCCACCGGCTCGCGCCCTTTCTTGCCGGAAATTGACGGGATCGAGACCGTGGAGGCGCTCGATTCCTGGGACCTTCTCAGCCTGCCCGATCAGCCCGAAAGCATCCTGGTCCTGGGCGGCGGCTATATTGGCTGTGAACTGGCGCAGATGGCGTCGCGGCTGGGCGTCAAGGTTACACTGGTCACGCGTTCGCGCCTTCTGCCCGGCGTGGAACCGGAAGTGGCCAAGGCGTTGACCGACGCATTGAAGGCTGAGGGGGTCGCGGTCGAGACCGGCCTGTCCTACCGATCGGTGAGACGGAGTGACGGCGGCGTCACGCTGACAATCGAACGGGGTGGAAAGCCTGTGACCCTCTCCGCGCAGCGGCTTGTGGCCACCACAGGCCGGGTGGCCAATTCCGAAGACCTCGGCTTGCGCGAGTTCGGCATCGAGACCGATGCGCGTGGATCGATCAAGGTCGGAGCCGACATGGCCACAACGCGGCCTGGCGTCTGGGCAGCGGGTGATGTCACCGATCGCGACCAGTTCGTCTACATGGCCGCTTATGGGGCCAAGGTGGCGGCCAACAATGCGCTCGGGCTTCAGGATTTGCGCTATGACAATGCGGCCATGCCCTGGGTCGTGTTCACCGATCCGCAGGTCGCCGGCGTCGGCCTTTCCGAGGTGCAGGCGAAGGCAGCCGGTCATGACGTCAAGACCAGCGTGCTGACGCTGGACCACGTGGCACGCGCCGCCGCCGCCCGCGATACCCGCGGCGTCATCAAGCTGGTCGCGGATGCGAAGACCGACCGCCTCCTGGGCGGACAGATCGCGGCGCCCGAAGGGTCTGATGCGATTCAGACGCTGGCTATGGCGTTGAAGTTCGGCATGACGAGCAAGGCGCTTGGCGAGACAATTTTTCCATACCTGACAACTGTTGAAGGGTTAAAATTGGCGGCACAGACGTTCGACAAGGACGTGGCGAAGCTTTCATGCTGCGCAGGCTGA